Proteins from a single region of Puntigrus tetrazona isolate hp1 chromosome 2, ASM1883169v1, whole genome shotgun sequence:
- the czib gene encoding CXXC motif containing zinc binding protein isoform X1, with the protein MGKFGLQFKATLENVTNVRPVGDDFRWYLKLKCGNCGEVSDKWQYITLMDSVPLKGGRGSASMVQKCKLCSRENSIDILRDTITPYNAEDSERFKTIVQFECRGLEPVDFQPQAGFAAGGAETTTQFPEINLQEKDWTDYDEKASESVGIYEVAHQFIKC; encoded by the exons ATGGGG aAATTCGGACTGCAGTTTAAAGCCACTTTGGAGAATGTTACAAACGTGAGGCCGGTGGGGGATGATTTCCGCTGgtatttaaag CTGAAGTGTGGAAATTGTGGTGAGGTGTCGGATAAATGGCAGTATATCACCTTAATG GACAGCGTGCCTCTGAAAGGAGGACGAGGCAGCGCTAGCATGGTGCAGAAGTGCAAGCTGTGTTCCCGGGAAAACTCCATAG ATATCCTGAGGGACACAATTACACCTTACAAT GCAGAAGACAGCGAAAGGTTTAAGACAATTGTCCAGTTTGAGTGTCGGGGTCTGGAACCAGTCGACTTTCAGCCTCAG GCCGGTTTCGCCGCTGGTGGGGCAGAGACAACCACACAGTTTCCTGAAATCAATCTGCAAGAGAAA GACTGGACGGACTACGACGAGAAGGCCAGTGAGTCCGTGGGGATCTATGAGGTCGCACATCAATTCATCAAGTGCTGA
- the czib gene encoding CXXC motif containing zinc binding protein isoform X2, whose translation MDSVPLKGGRGSASMVQKCKLCSRENSIDILRDTITPYNAEDSERFKTIVQFECRGLEPVDFQPQAGFAAGGAETTTQFPEINLQEKDWTDYDEKASESVGIYEVAHQFIKC comes from the exons ATG GACAGCGTGCCTCTGAAAGGAGGACGAGGCAGCGCTAGCATGGTGCAGAAGTGCAAGCTGTGTTCCCGGGAAAACTCCATAG ATATCCTGAGGGACACAATTACACCTTACAAT GCAGAAGACAGCGAAAGGTTTAAGACAATTGTCCAGTTTGAGTGTCGGGGTCTGGAACCAGTCGACTTTCAGCCTCAG GCCGGTTTCGCCGCTGGTGGGGCAGAGACAACCACACAGTTTCCTGAAATCAATCTGCAAGAGAAA GACTGGACGGACTACGACGAGAAGGCCAGTGAGTCCGTGGGGATCTATGAGGTCGCACATCAATTCATCAAGTGCTGA
- the uck2b gene encoding uridine-cytidine kinase 2-B yields the protein MAGDSETHLKDRAEDGHSIRQPFLIGVAGGTASGKSSVCEKIMELLGQNKIDRHQRQVVILSQDSFYRELTPEQKAKALKGQFNSDHPDAFDNELVMKTLRDIIQGETVHIPVYDFVTHSRKDEFVTVYPADVVLFEGILMFYSQDIRDLFQMKLFVDTDPDTRLSRRVLRDISERGRELEQVLNQYITFVKPAFEEFCLPTKKYADVIIPRGADNLVAINLIVQHIQDILNGGFTKRQSGFQNGHGTPRQRRPSESSRPH from the exons ATGGCTGGCGACAGCGAAACACATCTTAAGGACAGAGCGGAGGACGGCCACAGCATCCGACAGCCGTTCCTCATCGGTGTGGCCGGAGGCACCGCCAGCGGAAAG TCTTCAGTATGTGAGAAGATCATGGAGCTGCTGGGACAGAATAAGATTGACCGTCACCAGCGGCAGGTGGTCATCCTCAGTCAAGACAGCTTTTACAGGGAGCTCACGCCTGAACAGAAAGCCAAAGCGCTCAAGGGCCAGTTCAACTCCGATCACCCAG ATGCTTTCGACAACGAGCTGGTCATGAAGACTCTGCGTGACATCATTCAGGGGGAGACCGTGCACATCCCGGTGTATGACTTTGTTACCCATTCCAG GAAGGATGAGTTCGTGACCGTGTATCCAGCGGATGTGGTTCTCTTTGAGGGGATTCTCATGTTCTACTCGCAGGATATTCGAGATCTGTTCCAAATGAAGCTGTTCGTGGACACAGACCCAGACACGCGTCTCTCGAGAAGAG TGTTGCGGGACATCAGCGAGAGAGGCCGAGAGTTGGAGCAGGTTCTGAACCAGTACATCACCTTCGTGAAGCCAGCCTTTGAGGAGTTCTGTCTCCCT ACCAAAAAGTACGCAGACGTCATCATCCCCCGAGGAGCAGACAATCTCG TGGCTATTAACCTGATTGTGCAGCATATCCAGGATATCCTGAACGGAGGATTCACCAAACGACAGAGCGGTTTTCAGAACGGCCATGGAACCCCAAGACAAAGACGGCCCTCGGAGTCGAGTCGACCCCACTGA
- the scp2a gene encoding sterol carrier protein 2 produces MAAARNRVFVIGVGMTKFEKPGARDIDYPDMAKEAGQKALADAGIEYGAVEQACVGYVYGDSTCGQRAIYHSLGLSGIPIINVNNNCSTGSTALFMARQLIQGDLADCVLALGFEKMERGSLSSKYMDRTNPMDKHMEVMINRYGVAAAPAAPQMFGNAGREHMEKYGTKPEHFAKIAWKNHKHSTNNPYSQFRDEYSLEQVINSRKVFEFLTLLQCCPTSDGAGAAVLASERFVRRNGLEQKAVEIIAQEMVTDLSSTFEENSCMKMVGYDMTHLAAQKCFDAAGLKPSDVDVIELHDCFSANELITYEALGLCAEGKAGELIDRGDNTYGGKWVINPSGGLISKGHPLGATGLAQCAELCWQLRGEAGPRQVPGAKVALQHNIGLGGAVVVTLYRMGFPQESSSRIAAVATSASSDLKGFKAHAVFKEIEKKLQEEGEAYVKKIGGVFAFNVKDGPGGSEALWVVDVKNGKGSVTNDAGKKSDCTISMSDADLLELMTGQLNPQTAFFQGKLKITGNMGMAMKLQNLQLTPEKSKL; encoded by the exons ATGGCTGCGGCAAGAAACAGGGTTTTTGTTATCGGGGTGGGGATGACAAAG tttgaaaaGCCGGGTGCGAGAGACATCGACTACCCAGACATGGCCAAAGAAGCAG GGCAGAAAGCGCTGGCGGATGCTGGGATCGAGTACGGCGCTGTCGAACAAGCCTGTGTAGGCTATGTGTATG GTGACTCGACATGCGGCCAGAGGGCTATTTATCACAGTCTGGGTTTATCAGGGATCCCAATAATCAATGTGAACAATAACTGCTCTACTGGCTCCACAGCGCTGTTTATGGCCCGTCAGCTCATTCAGGGAG ACTTGGCTGACTGTGTCCTTGCCTTGGGTTTTGAGAAGATGGAAAGAGGTTCACTGTCCTCAAAG TACATGGACAGGACCAACCCTATGGACAAGCACATGGAGGTGATGATCAACCGTTACGGGGTGGCGGCGGCACCAGCTGCACCTCAGATGTTCGGCAACGCTGGAAGAGAACACATGGAGAAGTACG GCACGAAACCAGAGCATTTTGCCAAAATTGCTTGGAAGAACCACAAGCATTCCACCAATAATCC ATACTCTCAGTTCCGGGATGAATACAGTCTGGAGCAGGTCATTAACTCCAGGAAGGTCTTCGAGTTCCTCACACTCTTACAGTGTTG CCCGACGTCTGATGGGGCCGGAGCTGCGGTTCTGGCCAGCGAGAGGTTTGTGAGGAGGAACGGATTGGAGCAAAAAGCTGTGGAGATCATTGCCCAGGAAATGGTCACAGACCTCAGCAGTACCTTCGAGGAAAACAGCTGTATGAAAATG GTTGGTTATGACATGACCCATCTTGCAGCTCAGAAGTGCTTTGACGCTGCTGGTTTGAAGCCGTCAGATGTTGACGTCATCGAGCTGCACGACTGCTTCTCTGCCAATGAGCTCATCACCTACGAAGCTCTGGGACTGTGTGCTGAGG GCAAAGCTGGTGAGCTGATCGACCGGGGTGATAATACATACGGGGGCAAATGGGTGATAAACCCCAGTGGAGGACTCATCTCTAAAGGACATCCGCTCGGAGCTACAG GTCTGGCTCAGTGTGCAGAGCTGTGCTGGCAGCTGCGGGGGGAGGCGGGGCCTCGGCAGGTGCCCGGGGCAAAGGTCGCGCTGCAGCACAACATCGGTCTTGGTGGAGCGGTGGTCGTCACTCTCTACAGGATGGGCTTCCCTCAGGAATCAAG CTCTCGGATCGCTGCAGTGGCCACCAGCGCGTCCAGCGACCTCAAAGGCTTCAAAGCTCACGCCGTCTTCAAGGAGATAGAGAAGAAGCTACAGGAG GAGGGAGAGGCATATGTGAAGAAAATTGGTGGTGTTTTCGCTTTCAATGTGAAGGATGGTCCTGGAGGAAGTGAAGCATTGTGGGTCGTGGATGTAAAAAATGGCAAAGGTTCGGTGACCAATGATGCAG GTAAAAAGTCCGACTGCACCATCTCCATGTCTGATGCAGATCTGCTTGAACTGATGACGGGGCAGTTGAATCCACAAACG